One segment of Proteus appendicitidis DNA contains the following:
- the ftsW gene encoding cell division protein FtsW, with protein sequence MSVFAMRRLKQWLVGSYQTENTAFVPYDRTLLWFTFGLAVVGFVMVTSASMPVGQRLAEDPFLFAKRDGIYILVAFCIALVTMRIPMAVWQRYSSLMLFGSILLLLVVLGVGSSVNGASRWIAVGPLNFQPAELSKLALFCYLSSYLVRKVEEVRNNFWGFCKPMGVMLVLAVLLLLQPDLGTVVVLFVTTLALLFLAGAKIWQFLAIIGSGIAAVVMLIIVEPYRVRRITSFLEPWEDPFGSGYQLTQSLMAFGRGDLLGQGLGNSVQKLEYLPEAHTDFIFSILAEELGYIGVVLVLLMVFFIAFRAMQIGRRALILEQRFSGFLACSIGIWFTFQSLVNVGAAAGMLPTKGLTLPLISYGGSSLIIMSTAIVMLLRIDYETRLAQAQAFVRSPK encoded by the coding sequence ATGAGCGTATTCGCAATGCGAAGATTAAAACAGTGGCTAGTGGGCAGTTATCAAACTGAGAATACGGCATTTGTGCCGTATGATCGCACCTTGCTCTGGTTTACTTTCGGATTAGCGGTTGTCGGCTTTGTTATGGTGACATCAGCGTCAATGCCTGTTGGTCAACGTCTGGCAGAAGATCCGTTCTTATTTGCTAAACGTGATGGCATCTATATCCTTGTCGCATTTTGTATTGCGTTAGTCACCATGCGTATCCCAATGGCAGTTTGGCAACGTTATAGCAGCTTAATGCTGTTCGGCTCGATACTCCTTTTATTGGTGGTATTAGGGGTAGGGAGTTCAGTTAATGGTGCTTCACGCTGGATTGCTGTGGGGCCATTAAATTTCCAGCCTGCTGAATTATCAAAACTTGCGCTGTTTTGTTATTTATCGAGCTATTTAGTCCGAAAAGTTGAAGAAGTGCGCAATAACTTTTGGGGTTTCTGTAAGCCGATGGGCGTGATGTTAGTACTGGCTGTTTTATTGTTATTACAACCAGACTTAGGAACTGTTGTGGTTTTATTCGTAACAACATTAGCACTGTTATTTTTAGCGGGTGCTAAAATTTGGCAGTTCTTAGCCATTATCGGTTCAGGAATTGCCGCTGTTGTTATGTTGATTATCGTTGAACCTTACCGTGTTCGACGTATTACTTCTTTCTTAGAACCTTGGGAAGATCCATTTGGTAGCGGTTATCAGCTTACACAATCTCTAATGGCATTTGGTCGTGGTGATTTACTTGGACAAGGTTTAGGAAACTCAGTACAAAAACTAGAATATTTGCCAGAGGCACATACCGACTTTATTTTCTCCATTTTAGCTGAAGAACTTGGTTATATCGGTGTGGTTTTGGTGCTTTTAATGGTATTCTTCATCGCTTTTCGCGCGATGCAAATTGGACGACGTGCGCTGATCCTCGAACAACGTTTTTCAGGCTTTTTAGCTTGCTCTATCGGGATTTGGTTTACATTCCAATCATTGGTGAATGTAGGCGCTGCAGCAGGCATGTTGCCAACAAAGGGATTAACCCTTCCTCTTATTAGTTACGGTGGTTCGAGTTTGATTATTATGTCAACTGCCATCGTGATGTTATTACGAATTGATTATGAAACACGTCTAGCACAAGCTCAGGCGTTTGTAAGGAGCCCGAAATGA
- the murF gene encoding UDP-N-acetylmuramoyl-tripeptide--D-alanyl-D-alanine ligase — translation MIPLSLETIAQVTHGTLSHIAQSQANQLTIKAISTDSRKIDEHCLFIALAGERFDAHDFIADVKEKGAVAVLVSREIEVDCPQIIVKDTHLAMGEIAAHIRSLSHAKIVALTGSSGKTSVKEMTASILRHCGETLYTHGNLNNDIGVPLTLFRLTPEHRFAVIELGANHIGEIAYTVNMVKPDSALVNNLFSAHIEGFGSLEGIAQAKGEIFTHLKEQGTAIINLDSNDLPLWQHHLNARQTQWSFSLSAQRNADFYPTEIAVKQFITNFTLHTPEGCVEVTLPLPGRHNIANALAASALALSAGATLEDIRLGLSTLKAVPGRLYPIELTSGKMVLDDTYNANDGSMIAGLQVLSQLPGYKIFVAGDMAELGKDSEKCHRDVGRFAHSAGIDSVFTVGHHSHFISDENQGGQHFAFKADLLAQLIPLLQQHDVVSVLVKGSRSSAMEDIVNALKECFEC, via the coding sequence ATGATCCCTCTATCCTTAGAAACTATTGCACAAGTCACTCATGGTACGTTGAGCCACATTGCGCAAAGTCAAGCTAATCAGTTAACGATTAAAGCCATTTCGACAGATAGCCGTAAAATTGATGAACATTGCCTGTTTATTGCATTAGCGGGTGAACGTTTTGATGCACATGATTTTATTGCTGATGTAAAAGAAAAAGGCGCTGTTGCAGTTTTAGTTAGTCGTGAAATCGAAGTTGATTGTCCACAAATTATTGTGAAAGATACCCATCTAGCAATGGGTGAAATTGCAGCACATATTCGTTCGCTAAGCCACGCCAAGATTGTTGCGCTGACAGGCTCTTCCGGAAAAACTTCCGTTAAAGAGATGACGGCTTCTATTTTGCGTCACTGTGGTGAAACCCTCTATACCCATGGCAATTTAAATAACGATATTGGCGTGCCTTTAACGCTGTTTCGTTTAACGCCTGAACACCGTTTTGCAGTTATTGAATTAGGTGCAAACCATATCGGTGAAATCGCCTATACCGTCAATATGGTAAAACCAGATAGTGCATTGGTAAATAACCTCTTTTCTGCACACATTGAAGGCTTCGGCTCGCTGGAAGGTATTGCTCAGGCAAAAGGTGAAATCTTTACTCATTTAAAAGAGCAAGGTACAGCTATTATTAATCTTGATAGTAATGACTTACCTCTGTGGCAACATCATCTAAATGCGCGCCAAACACAATGGTCGTTCTCTTTATCAGCACAACGTAACGCAGATTTTTATCCTACCGAGATAGCTGTTAAGCAATTCATCACAAATTTCACCTTACATACACCAGAAGGTTGTGTTGAAGTCACTCTACCATTACCGGGTCGTCATAATATTGCGAATGCTTTAGCGGCAAGTGCTCTTGCGTTATCTGCTGGGGCGACGCTTGAAGATATTCGCCTTGGTTTATCGACATTAAAAGCAGTACCGGGAAGATTGTATCCTATTGAATTAACTTCCGGGAAAATGGTGTTAGATGACACTTACAATGCGAACGATGGCTCCATGATTGCGGGTTTGCAAGTGCTCTCTCAATTACCGGGATACAAAATTTTTGTTGCAGGGGATATGGCTGAATTAGGTAAAGATTCAGAAAAATGTCACCGCGATGTTGGTCGTTTTGCTCACAGTGCAGGTATTGATAGTGTCTTTACTGTTGGGCATCACAGCCATTTTATTAGTGATGAAAATCAAGGTGGTCAGCATTTTGCCTTTAAAGCCGACTTACTTGCCCAATTAATTCCATTATTACAGCAGCATGATGTTGTTTCAGTTTTAGTAAAAGGTTCACGAAGCTCCGCGATGGAAGATATCGTGAACGCATTAAAGGAGTGCTTTGAATGTTAG
- the mraY gene encoding phospho-N-acetylmuramoyl-pentapeptide-transferase, translating to MLVWLAEYLVKYHTFFNVFSYLTFRAIVGLLTALIIALWMGPHLIAWLQKMQIGQVVRNEGPESHFSKRGTPTMGGIMILFSISISTLLWARLDNPYVWCVLLVLIGYGVIGFVDDYRKVVRKDTKGLIARWKYFWQSVLALVVAFSMYAIGKDTPATQLVVPFFKDVMPQLGMLYILLAYFVIVGTSNAVNLTDGLDGLAIMPTVFVAAGFALVAWATGNVNFASYLKIPYLMHAGELVIVCTAIVGAGLGFLWFNTYPAQVFMGDVGSLALGGALGTIAVLLRQEFLLVIMGGVFVVETLSVILQVGSFKLRGQRIFRMAPIHHHYELKGWPEPRVIVRFWIISLMLVLIGLATLKVR from the coding sequence ATGTTAGTTTGGCTAGCCGAATATTTGGTTAAATACCATACATTTTTTAATGTGTTTTCTTATCTGACATTCAGGGCGATTGTTGGTTTATTGACGGCATTAATTATTGCTTTGTGGATGGGGCCTCATCTCATCGCATGGTTGCAAAAAATGCAAATTGGGCAAGTGGTTCGTAATGAAGGCCCTGAATCGCACTTTAGTAAACGTGGTACACCAACAATGGGCGGGATTATGATCCTGTTCTCTATCTCCATCTCTACACTGTTATGGGCAAGATTAGATAATCCTTATGTTTGGTGTGTATTGCTGGTTTTAATTGGTTATGGCGTGATTGGTTTTGTTGATGATTATCGCAAAGTTGTTCGTAAAGATACCAAAGGATTAATTGCTCGCTGGAAATATTTTTGGCAGTCCGTACTCGCCCTTGTTGTAGCGTTTAGTATGTACGCCATTGGTAAAGATACGCCTGCAACACAGTTAGTTGTGCCATTCTTTAAAGATGTCATGCCTCAATTGGGTATGCTGTATATCTTACTGGCTTATTTCGTCATTGTTGGAACAAGTAACGCAGTTAACTTAACCGATGGCTTAGATGGTTTAGCGATTATGCCAACCGTTTTTGTTGCCGCAGGTTTTGCATTAGTTGCATGGGCGACAGGTAACGTTAATTTTGCCAGTTACTTAAAAATTCCTTACTTGATGCATGCGGGTGAATTAGTGATTGTCTGTACCGCTATCGTTGGTGCGGGCTTAGGTTTCCTTTGGTTTAATACTTATCCGGCTCAAGTTTTTATGGGCGATGTAGGCTCTCTTGCATTAGGTGGCGCATTAGGGACGATTGCGGTGTTATTACGCCAAGAATTCTTATTAGTTATTATGGGTGGTGTTTTTGTTGTTGAAACACTTTCCGTAATTTTACAAGTCGGCTCATTTAAGTTGCGTGGTCAACGTATTTTCCGTATGGCTCCAATTCATCACCATTATGAATTAAAAGGCTGGCCTGAACCTCGTGTTATTGTCCGTTTCTGGATCATCTCACTGATGTTAGTGCTTATTGGTCTGGCGACATTAAAGGTACGTTAA
- the murD gene encoding UDP-N-acetylmuramoyl-L-alanine--D-glutamate ligase: MANYQGKKVVVVGLGITGLSCVDFFIRQGVTPKVIDTRQKPGGLDKLPTNVEYHTGSFHQAWLNDADLIVSSPGIALSTPELVEAINHGVEIVGDIELFCREAKAPIVAITGSNGKSTVTTLVGEMARADDIRVGVGGNIGVPALTLLTEPHDLYVLELSSFQLETTYSLQAAAATVLNISEDHMNRYPLGLEQYREAKLRIYDNAKTCVYNEDDALTLPLLGKDNRCVSFGVGQGDYQLDNTNRILKVKGEKVLSTAEMYLSGQHNYTNALAALALADAVGISRKAATEVLKTYHGLAHRFQLVYSHQNVRWINDSKATNVGSTEAALRGLEVEGTLHLLLGGDGKSADFTSLLPYISGDNIRLYCFGQDGQALANLRPDVSLLTVTMEEAMRALAPTVKSGDMVLLSPACASLDQFKCFEQRGDEFARLARELG; the protein is encoded by the coding sequence ATGGCAAATTATCAGGGAAAAAAAGTGGTTGTTGTAGGGCTTGGAATAACAGGCCTTTCTTGCGTTGACTTTTTTATCCGCCAAGGTGTTACACCTAAGGTTATTGATACACGCCAAAAACCAGGAGGCTTAGATAAGCTTCCTACTAACGTTGAATATCATACAGGTAGTTTCCATCAAGCATGGCTTAACGATGCTGATTTAATTGTCTCAAGCCCGGGGATTGCCCTTTCGACGCCAGAGCTTGTTGAAGCTATCAATCATGGTGTTGAAATTGTTGGTGATATCGAACTGTTTTGCCGTGAAGCCAAAGCGCCTATTGTAGCGATTACTGGCTCTAACGGTAAAAGCACAGTGACAACGCTGGTCGGTGAAATGGCTCGCGCGGATGATATTCGCGTTGGCGTCGGTGGCAATATCGGTGTTCCAGCGCTGACCTTATTAACCGAGCCTCATGATTTATACGTATTAGAGCTATCGAGCTTTCAACTAGAAACGACTTATAGCTTACAAGCTGCCGCTGCAACGGTATTAAATATTAGCGAAGATCATATGAATCGCTATCCGTTAGGATTAGAGCAATATCGTGAAGCAAAACTGCGTATTTACGATAATGCTAAAACCTGCGTGTATAACGAGGATGATGCATTAACGTTACCTTTACTGGGTAAAGATAATCGTTGTGTGAGTTTTGGTGTCGGACAAGGTGATTATCAGCTTGATAACACAAATCGCATTTTAAAAGTGAAAGGTGAAAAAGTTCTTTCAACGGCTGAAATGTACCTTTCAGGGCAGCATAACTATACCAATGCATTAGCGGCGTTAGCACTTGCTGATGCAGTGGGTATTTCTCGTAAAGCTGCAACCGAGGTACTGAAAACGTATCACGGTCTTGCTCACCGCTTTCAATTAGTTTATTCGCATCAAAATGTACGTTGGATCAATGACTCGAAGGCCACCAATGTGGGAAGCACTGAAGCGGCATTACGAGGACTCGAAGTTGAAGGCACACTACATCTTTTATTAGGCGGTGATGGGAAGTCTGCTGACTTCACTTCTTTATTGCCTTATATCAGCGGTGACAATATCCGTCTGTACTGTTTTGGGCAAGATGGACAAGCATTGGCAAATCTACGACCAGATGTCTCTTTATTAACAGTGACAATGGAAGAAGCCATGCGAGCCTTAGCTCCTACTGTAAAATCAGGGGATATGGTGTTGCTTTCTCCTGCATGTGCAAGCTTAGATCAGTTTAAATGTTTTGAGCAGCGTGGTGATGAATTTGCACGTTTAGCAAGGGAGCTTGGCTGA
- the rsmH gene encoding 16S rRNA (cytosine(1402)-N(4))-methyltransferase RsmH, with amino-acid sequence MTTNNFSHTSVLLDEAVNGLNIKPSGIYIDGTFGRGGHSRLILSQLGEQGRLIAIDRDPQAIAVANEIDDARFSIVHGPFSNIEQYVQELDLAGKIDGVLLDLGVSSPQLDDPERGFSFMRDGPLDMRMDPTSGQSAAQWLMTAAEDDITWVLKTFGEERFAKRIARAIVARNKTEEPLTRTKQLADLISDASPVKERHKHPATRSFQAIRIYINSELDEIEKALKGAVSVLAPEGRLSVISFHSLEDRLVKRFIRDESKGPVVPAGIPLTETQIKELGSARLSSIHKMKPTGVEVEENPRARSSVLRVAQRIEE; translated from the coding sequence ATGACAACGAATAATTTTAGTCATACCAGTGTATTACTGGATGAAGCAGTGAATGGCCTGAATATTAAACCTTCAGGTATCTATATCGACGGAACATTTGGTCGTGGGGGGCACTCCCGTCTAATTTTATCGCAATTGGGTGAACAAGGTCGCTTGATTGCGATAGACAGAGATCCACAAGCCATAGCCGTTGCTAATGAAATTGATGATGCTCGATTTTCTATTGTCCATGGACCTTTTTCAAATATTGAACAGTATGTGCAGGAGCTTGACTTAGCTGGGAAGATTGACGGTGTATTACTGGATTTAGGTGTTTCTTCTCCTCAACTTGATGATCCTGAACGTGGTTTCTCATTTATGCGTGATGGACCGCTTGATATGCGTATGGACCCTACATCAGGGCAATCAGCCGCACAATGGCTGATGACAGCAGCAGAAGACGACATCACATGGGTATTGAAAACCTTTGGTGAAGAACGTTTTGCTAAACGTATTGCTCGCGCCATTGTTGCACGTAACAAAACAGAAGAGCCTTTGACTCGCACTAAACAATTGGCTGATTTAATTAGCGATGCAAGCCCAGTAAAAGAGCGACATAAACATCCAGCAACACGCAGTTTTCAGGCAATTCGCATCTATATTAATAGCGAATTAGATGAAATTGAAAAAGCATTAAAAGGTGCGGTTTCTGTTTTAGCCCCTGAAGGACGTTTATCAGTGATTAGTTTCCATTCATTGGAAGACAGATTAGTGAAGCGTTTTATTCGAGATGAAAGCAAAGGACCTGTTGTCCCTGCGGGAATTCCTCTCACAGAAACGCAAATAAAAGAGTTAGGAAGCGCTCGCTTATCGAGTATTCACAAGATGAAACCGACAGGCGTAGAAGTTGAAGAAAATCCACGGGCGCGAAGCTCTGTATTACGTGTAGCACAACGTATTGAGGAATAA
- the mraZ gene encoding division/cell wall cluster transcriptional repressor MraZ has protein sequence MFRGATLVNLDSKGRITIPSRYRTTLNEISEGQMVCTIDLNQPCLLLYTLPEWEKIELKLAALSSMNPAERRVQRLLLGHASECQMDSAGRLLLASTLRQHAGLTKEVMLVGQFNKFELWDEQVWYKQIEKDIVAEQTSQEPLSTRLLDLSL, from the coding sequence ATGTTTCGTGGAGCAACTCTCGTTAATCTTGACAGCAAAGGGCGAATAACAATTCCTTCCCGTTATCGAACAACGCTGAATGAGATTTCTGAAGGTCAAATGGTTTGTACCATTGATCTCAATCAGCCATGTTTATTGCTTTATACCCTTCCAGAATGGGAAAAAATTGAGTTAAAATTAGCGGCTTTGTCCTCCATGAACCCTGCGGAACGTCGAGTTCAACGTCTGTTATTAGGTCACGCCAGCGAATGCCAAATGGATAGCGCAGGACGTCTTTTGTTAGCTAGCACGCTAAGACAGCATGCGGGGCTAACAAAAGAGGTCATGTTAGTCGGTCAATTCAATAAATTTGAATTGTGGGATGAACAGGTCTGGTACAAACAGATCGAAAAAGACATTGTAGCCGAGCAAACCTCACAGGAACCGTTATCGACACGACTATTGGATTTATCACTTTAA
- the ftsI gene encoding peptidoglycan glycosyltransferase FtsI: MKFSRSAKAKAKTKSNAKLRKPEEKTGFVSWRFALLCGGIGIALAALLIRVAYLQIINPDPLIREGDMRSLRVQKVPTARGMISDRMGRPLAVSVPVFAIWADPKVVLDAKPDMTDSRWLALADALKMPVNQIEQKIVATPSARFIYLARQVNPEISDYINKLKITGINMRQESKRYYPSGEVTAHIIGVTNIDGDGIEGVEKSFNQWLTGAPGERVVRKDGFNRVIENIAQTDSQAAHNLMLSIDERLQSVVYRELTNAVIKNKAESGTAVLVDVNTGEVLAMANSPSYNPNNLTGTPKDAMRNRAITDIFEPGSTVKPMVVMSALHNHIIQENSVINTVPYRISGHQIKDVALYHELSITGILQKSSNVGVSRLALAMPASELVDVYSRFGFGKPTNLGLVGESSGIFPIKKQRWSDLERATFSFGYGLMVTPLQLARVYATIGSFGIYRPLSITKVDPPVPGTRVFPEPVMKTVVHMMESVALPGGGGVSAAIKGYRVAIKTGTAKKVGPDGKYISQYISYAAGVAPASRPRFALVVIINEPKAGKYYGGAVSAPVFGAIMGAVLRTMNVEPDALTPDDKNEFVIKKEEDTSGRS, from the coding sequence ATGAAATTTTCACGTTCGGCAAAAGCGAAAGCAAAGACAAAGTCAAATGCCAAACTACGCAAGCCTGAAGAAAAAACAGGATTTGTGAGTTGGCGTTTTGCGTTGCTTTGCGGTGGTATTGGTATCGCTTTAGCCGCGCTATTAATCCGTGTTGCCTATTTACAGATTATTAATCCTGATCCCCTTATTCGTGAGGGGGATATGCGTTCTCTACGTGTGCAAAAAGTACCAACAGCAAGAGGCATGATCAGCGATAGAATGGGCAGACCTCTTGCCGTTAGCGTGCCAGTTTTCGCCATTTGGGCTGATCCTAAAGTTGTATTAGATGCTAAGCCCGATATGACGGACTCTCGTTGGTTAGCACTTGCTGATGCACTGAAAATGCCAGTGAATCAAATTGAGCAAAAAATTGTTGCAACGCCTTCTGCTCGTTTTATCTATTTGGCTCGCCAAGTGAATCCTGAAATTAGTGATTATATTAATAAATTAAAAATCACTGGGATTAACATGCGTCAGGAATCAAAACGCTATTATCCATCAGGAGAAGTGACTGCTCACATCATTGGTGTAACCAATATTGATGGTGATGGTATTGAAGGTGTTGAAAAAAGCTTTAACCAGTGGCTGACAGGTGCGCCCGGTGAGCGCGTTGTTCGTAAAGATGGTTTTAACCGTGTTATCGAGAATATCGCTCAAACAGACAGCCAAGCCGCTCATAACCTGATGTTAAGTATCGATGAACGTTTGCAATCTGTAGTTTATCGCGAATTAACCAATGCGGTTATTAAGAATAAAGCAGAGTCAGGAACCGCTGTTTTAGTTGATGTTAATACCGGTGAAGTGCTGGCGATGGCTAATAGCCCATCGTACAACCCAAATAATTTAACGGGTACACCTAAAGATGCGATGCGTAATCGTGCTATTACCGATATTTTTGAACCGGGTTCTACCGTAAAACCGATGGTTGTGATGAGTGCGCTTCACAATCATATTATTCAAGAAAATAGTGTTATTAATACTGTTCCTTATCGTATTAGCGGGCATCAGATAAAAGATGTGGCGTTATATCATGAGCTTTCGATAACAGGAATATTACAGAAATCGAGTAACGTTGGTGTTTCAAGACTGGCGTTAGCGATGCCTGCATCTGAACTTGTGGATGTTTATTCACGATTTGGATTCGGGAAGCCAACTAACTTGGGGCTAGTTGGTGAAAGTAGTGGCATATTTCCAATAAAAAAACAACGGTGGTCCGATCTTGAAAGGGCCACCTTCTCTTTCGGATATGGGCTAATGGTAACGCCGTTACAGTTAGCGCGTGTCTACGCAACGATTGGTAGTTTTGGTATTTACCGTCCTCTTTCTATTACCAAAGTTGATCCTCCTGTACCGGGAACTCGTGTATTCCCTGAACCTGTGATGAAAACCGTCGTTCATATGATGGAAAGCGTTGCATTACCCGGTGGTGGTGGTGTGAGCGCGGCGATTAAAGGTTATCGTGTTGCGATTAAAACAGGGACAGCGAAGAAAGTAGGGCCAGACGGAAAATATATCAGTCAATATATCTCTTATGCGGCGGGTGTTGCACCTGCAAGCCGTCCTCGCTTTGCATTGGTTGTGATAATCAATGAACCTAAAGCGGGTAAGTACTATGGGGGCGCAGTATCCGCACCGGTGTTTGGCGCCATTATGGGCGCAGTTTTACGCACAATGAACGTAGAACCTGATGCATTGACGCCAGACGATAAAAATGAATTTGTAATTAAAAAAGAAGAGGATACAAGTGGCCGATCCTAA
- the murE gene encoding UDP-N-acetylmuramoyl-L-alanyl-D-glutamate--2,6-diaminopimelate ligase codes for MADPNLSDLLGALGIQAPSLMLKDMTLDSRKAASGDLFIAIKGHETDGRRYIPQAIAQGVSAVLAEAQDVATHGEIRESHGIPVIYIDNLNAELSKLAGHFYHQPAEKLKLIGVTGTNGKTTTTQLLAQWAQGLGETSAVMGTVGNGLLGHVVPAMNTTGSAVDIQLELQQLLNQGATLTAMEVSSHGLVQGRVSALPFVASVFTNLSRDHLDYHGDMAHYEEAKWLLFSTHCSGEKIINADDAVGQKWLSRLPDAVAVTMENKLPQNWQGRFVKTTQINYHDAGATIHFSSSWGEGEIESPLMGAFNVSNLLCALATLLALEYPLDAVIKASSSLTPVCGRMEVFSADNRPTVIVDYAHTPDALEKALQAARLHCTGKLWCVFGCGGDRDKGKRPLMGAVAEELADKVVITDDNPRSEEPQAIIQDILSGLMDPGRAIAIEGRAEAVTNVIMQADSNDMILVAGKGHEDYQLVGSRRLDYSDRLTVARLLGVIA; via the coding sequence GTGGCCGATCCTAACTTAAGTGACCTATTAGGGGCGCTCGGGATACAAGCACCGTCATTGATGCTCAAAGACATGACACTTGACAGCCGAAAAGCAGCGAGTGGTGATCTTTTTATCGCTATTAAAGGTCATGAAACTGATGGTAGACGCTATATTCCTCAAGCGATTGCTCAAGGTGTTTCGGCGGTATTAGCGGAAGCACAAGATGTTGCAACGCATGGTGAAATCCGTGAAAGCCACGGTATTCCAGTTATTTATATTGATAATCTTAATGCAGAGTTATCAAAGTTAGCAGGGCATTTTTATCATCAACCTGCAGAAAAACTGAAACTGATTGGCGTTACTGGAACTAATGGAAAAACGACAACAACACAATTGTTAGCACAGTGGGCGCAAGGTTTAGGTGAAACAAGTGCTGTGATGGGAACAGTAGGTAACGGGCTTTTAGGTCATGTTGTTCCTGCGATGAACACCACAGGATCTGCGGTTGATATTCAATTAGAGTTACAGCAGTTATTAAATCAAGGCGCGACATTAACGGCTATGGAAGTTTCTTCCCATGGTTTAGTTCAAGGTCGAGTGAGTGCATTGCCTTTTGTCGCGAGTGTCTTTACCAATTTAAGCCGTGATCATCTTGATTACCATGGTGATATGGCTCATTACGAAGAAGCAAAATGGTTACTGTTTTCCACTCATTGTAGTGGTGAAAAAATCATCAATGCAGATGATGCTGTTGGTCAAAAATGGTTATCTCGTTTGCCTGACGCTGTTGCCGTAACAATGGAAAATAAATTGCCACAAAATTGGCAAGGTCGTTTTGTTAAAACAACCCAGATTAATTATCATGATGCGGGAGCAACCATTCACTTTAGTTCTAGCTGGGGTGAAGGTGAAATTGAAAGCCCATTAATGGGCGCATTTAATGTCAGCAATCTTTTATGCGCTTTAGCGACATTATTAGCACTTGAATATCCATTAGATGCAGTTATTAAAGCGTCATCTTCACTCACACCAGTTTGTGGTCGAATGGAAGTGTTTAGTGCGGATAATCGTCCTACGGTTATTGTCGATTATGCTCATACTCCAGATGCATTAGAGAAAGCACTACAAGCTGCTCGTTTACACTGCACAGGTAAACTGTGGTGTGTATTTGGTTGTGGTGGAGATAGAGACAAAGGTAAGCGCCCACTAATGGGAGCAGTTGCAGAAGAGCTGGCTGATAAAGTTGTTATCACTGATGACAATCCTCGTAGTGAAGAGCCTCAAGCGATTATCCAAGATATTCTTTCGGGTTTAATGGATCCTGGCCGTGCGATTGCTATTGAAGGTCGTGCTGAAGCGGTTACTAACGTGATAATGCAAGCAGATAGCAATGATATGATTTTGGTCGCAGGTAAAGGGCATGAAGATTATCAATTGGTTGGTTCGCGTCGTCTTGATTATTCAGACAGATTAACCGTTGCTCGGTTATTGGGGGTGATAGCATGA
- the ftsL gene encoding cell division protein FtsL, whose protein sequence is MSTERHSLPGVIGQDLLRHGKLPVCLLIAVIISAVYVVTTAHKTRLLTAEKERLVLEKNVLEIEWRNLILEENALADHSRVERFSSDGLGMIHVDPTKENIVVTK, encoded by the coding sequence ATGTCTACTGAACGACACTCACTACCGGGAGTTATAGGGCAGGATTTACTGCGTCATGGCAAATTACCTGTGTGTTTATTGATTGCTGTGATTATTTCTGCGGTGTATGTCGTCACTACAGCACATAAGACACGTTTATTAACAGCAGAGAAAGAGCGTTTAGTGCTGGAGAAAAACGTATTGGAGATCGAATGGCGCAATCTCATTCTTGAAGAAAACGCGCTGGCTGACCATAGCCGAGTAGAGCGTTTTTCAAGTGATGGTTTGGGAATGATCCATGTTGACCCAACAAAAGAGAACATCGTGGTAACTAAATAA